The following proteins come from a genomic window of Campylobacter concisus:
- a CDS encoding Rrf2 family transcriptional regulator, whose product MQVGIKFSTAIHVVLAAYFFKDEKVTSEFIAGSINTNPVIVRRLLGTLKAAGLVNVVAGVGGVSLAKEPKDITLLQIFNAVNDKEKLFKIHSDSPKACPLGSKIEGLLTGHFLKAQEALEDSLRSITLQDLLDELIDL is encoded by the coding sequence ATGCAAGTAGGGATCAAGTTTTCAACCGCGATCCATGTAGTTTTAGCAGCTTATTTTTTCAAAGACGAGAAAGTCACGAGCGAATTTATAGCAGGTAGTATAAACACAAATCCTGTCATAGTTAGGCGCCTGCTTGGCACTCTAAAGGCTGCAGGACTTGTGAATGTTGTAGCTGGAGTTGGTGGTGTGAGTCTTGCAAAAGAGCCAAAAGATATAACCCTCCTTCAAATTTTTAACGCAGTAAATGATAAAGAAAAACTTTTTAAGATCCACTCTGACTCACCTAAAGCCTGCCCACTTGGTAGCAAGATCGAGGGACTTTTAACTGGTCACTTCCTAAAAGCACAAGAAGCTTTAGAGGATAGTTTAAGAAGCATTACTTTACAAGATCTATTAGATGAGCTTATTGATTTATAA
- a CDS encoding ComEA family DNA-binding protein, with translation MKKIIFSLLVAASTLLAAINLNTATKEELMSLDGIGSSKADAIIEYRKANKFNSIEDIKNVNGIGDKTFENLKSDISVSGTTKIDETKAKTKSKKDDTKQKVSKKSDEVKEKKDGAKDSVKEVKDKKESPKDKAEKKSKAKKEKSKE, from the coding sequence ATGAAAAAGATTATATTCTCACTATTAGTAGCAGCTTCTACATTACTAGCAGCCATAAATTTAAACACTGCCACAAAAGAAGAGTTAATGAGTTTAGATGGCATAGGATCTTCAAAGGCAGATGCAATAATAGAGTATAGAAAAGCAAATAAATTTAACTCAATAGAAGATATAAAAAATGTAAATGGTATAGGTGATAAGACATTTGAAAATTTAAAATCAGATATATCAGTATCAGGCACTACAAAGATAGACGAAACAAAAGCTAAAACAAAATCTAAAAAAGATGACACAAAACAAAAAGTAAGTAAAAAGAGTGATGAAGTAAAAGAGAAAAAAGATGGTGCTAAAGATAGCGTAAAAGAAGTCAAAGATAAGAAAGAAAGCCCAAAAGATAAAGCAGAGAAAAAGAGCAAAGCTAAAAAAGAGAAAAGCAAAGAGTAA
- a CDS encoding DUF945 family protein has product MKKVISALIVVIMVAIGAVYFASNEVEKNYQRIVNDLNNIKGFKISNNNYKKGFFGSKGSFDFSVSKDLLENIFGKNVNEDLVFKVENEISHTALAFIDGFEIDSKISIQNDMIKNIIATFMGSNVIATTKTKVSLTGDKDVDIKFSNIEFNDKQKTAFNTKDIKIGMTLDSKDSINSLKVEADKIVLKDFSEYNKVDLNIEGFYIDSSYKEPVKISKILESQLVPYLAKVKFKRVSFASNDVSNVLIDDFKYDSKFEISNDLGRSDDVIKIGIVAVDKVKYTDFVFDSKIANINVPALNNVLDKLNNLNNEENYNVLAGLNFDETVDQILEKNPTIKIDTLSFKKGDKALKLNLDAAVNGFKKGTNQSEIFDKLSLSGKISVDESLANFFDTLVPEVAFVEPTLISAGYFKEEDKKVISEFKYDPNKKDIIFNGKVGLQNFFMGF; this is encoded by the coding sequence ATGAAAAAGGTGATATCTGCTTTAATCGTAGTTATCATGGTAGCCATTGGAGCGGTTTATTTTGCTTCAAATGAGGTGGAGAAAAACTATCAAAGGATAGTGAATGATCTAAATAATATTAAGGGCTTTAAAATTTCTAATAACAATTACAAAAAAGGTTTTTTTGGCTCAAAAGGATCATTTGATTTTAGTGTTTCAAAAGATCTTTTGGAAAATATATTTGGTAAAAATGTAAATGAGGATTTGGTTTTTAAAGTAGAAAATGAAATTTCTCATACAGCGCTTGCTTTTATAGATGGCTTTGAAATAGACTCAAAAATTTCTATCCAAAACGATATGATTAAAAACATTATCGCAACATTCATGGGTTCAAACGTCATTGCAACAACTAAAACAAAAGTTAGCTTAACTGGCGATAAAGATGTGGATATTAAATTTAGCAATATTGAATTTAATGATAAGCAAAAAACTGCATTTAATACAAAAGATATAAAGATTGGTATGACGCTTGATTCAAAAGATAGTATAAACAGCTTAAAGGTTGAAGCAGATAAGATTGTTTTGAAAGATTTTAGTGAATACAATAAAGTTGATCTAAATATCGAAGGGTTCTATATTGACTCAAGTTATAAAGAGCCAGTTAAGATTTCAAAAATTTTAGAGAGTCAGCTTGTACCTTATCTAGCAAAAGTTAAATTTAAAAGGGTGTCTTTCGCATCTAATGATGTAAGTAATGTTTTGATAGATGACTTTAAGTATGACTCAAAATTTGAAATCTCAAATGATCTTGGAAGATCAGACGATGTTATAAAAATAGGTATCGTAGCAGTTGATAAAGTAAAATATACAGATTTTGTCTTTGATAGCAAAATCGCAAATATCAATGTGCCTGCATTAAATAATGTATTAGACAAGCTTAATAATTTAAATAATGAAGAAAATTATAATGTTTTAGCTGGATTAAATTTTGATGAGACAGTAGATCAAATCTTAGAAAAGAATCCAACCATAAAAATAGATACATTAAGTTTCAAAAAGGGAGATAAGGCTCTAAAGCTAAATTTAGATGCAGCAGTAAATGGCTTTAAAAAGGGAACAAATCAGTCAGAAATTTTTGATAAATTATCTCTTAGTGGAAAAATAAGTGTCGATGAAAGTCTGGCGAATTTTTTTGATACATTAGTGCCAGAAGTAGCTTTTGTTGAGCCTACTTTGATATCTGCTGGATATTTTAAAGAAGAGGACAAAAAAGTAATAAGTGAATTTAAATATGATCCAAACAAAAAAGATATTATATTTAATGGAAAAGTTGGACTTCAAAATTTCTTTATGGGTTTTTAA
- a CDS encoding DedA family protein: MQDIINSVSTYGYIVLFFYSLGGGMVALIAAGILSFAGKMDITLSIIVAAVANTIGDTLIFYLARFNKSSLMPYIKNHKRKLAYAGILAKKHGDKIIFIKKFIYGVKTLVPIALGLTKYSFYKFSIINLISSVLWAAIIGFASFKAGDYFVGASDYLGEHGYIMPLAMVCLLLGIWFFLQHITKRRKA, from the coding sequence ATGCAAGATATCATAAACTCAGTTTCAACATACGGCTATATTGTATTGTTTTTTTATAGCCTTGGTGGCGGTATGGTTGCATTAATCGCCGCTGGAATTTTAAGTTTTGCCGGTAAGATGGATATCACTCTTAGTATAATTGTCGCTGCTGTGGCAAATACAATCGGCGACACGCTAATTTTTTATCTCGCAAGATTTAATAAAAGCTCACTTATGCCTTATATCAAAAATCATAAAAGAAAGCTTGCTTATGCAGGAATTTTGGCCAAAAAACACGGCGATAAGATAATATTTATCAAAAAATTTATCTACGGCGTCAAAACTTTGGTTCCTATCGCGCTTGGACTTACGAAATATTCATTTTATAAATTTAGCATTATAAATTTGATCTCGTCAGTGCTTTGGGCGGCCATTATCGGATTTGCCAGCTTTAAAGCGGGTGATTATTTTGTAGGTGCAAGCGACTATCTTGGCGAGCATGGATATATTATGCCTCTTGCTATGGTTTGTTTGTTGCTTGGAATTTGGTTTTTTTTACAACATATTACAAAAAGGAGAAAAGCATGA
- a CDS encoding lipid-binding SYLF domain-containing protein yields the protein MKFLFSILLFFSLGFASEELVLDSANSFITTMRGARNAPIKELIEQSKATIIFPSVKKVGFVVGGMGGDGIMVVGNINSPSEILPVSISGGSIGIQLGYEDSSLVLFIFKDSIIHDIKDAKITLDTKLSVAFGDIGRNYSKVSDFKFSSDIYAYAANDGFFAGASFGGAVISAREEILKQSGYAYEQLIASASKLLGD from the coding sequence ATGAAATTTCTTTTTTCAATTTTATTATTTTTCTCACTTGGCTTTGCCAGCGAGGAGCTCGTGCTAGATTCGGCAAACTCGTTTATAACAACTATGAGAGGCGCTAGAAACGCTCCTATAAAAGAGCTAATCGAGCAGTCAAAAGCGACGATCATCTTTCCAAGTGTTAAAAAGGTCGGTTTTGTAGTTGGTGGCATGGGCGGAGATGGCATCATGGTTGTTGGCAACATTAACTCGCCAAGTGAAATTTTACCAGTTAGCATAAGTGGCGGCAGTATCGGTATACAGCTTGGTTATGAAGATAGTTCACTTGTACTTTTTATATTTAAAGATAGCATTATCCACGATATTAAAGATGCCAAGATCACGCTTGATACAAAGCTTTCAGTAGCTTTTGGTGACATTGGACGCAATTACAGTAAAGTAAGCGATTTTAAATTTTCAAGTGATATTTACGCATATGCCGCAAATGATGGTTTCTTTGCGGGAGCTAGCTTTGGTGGAGCAGTCATCAGTGCAAGAGAAGAAATTTTAAAGCAAAGTGGCTATGCCTATGAACAGCTAATAGCCTCCGCATCTAAACTTTTAGGAGATTAA
- the rny gene encoding ribonuclease Y encodes MIEVLIGLGAGVAGVGAGYLYAKKINDANYNIFLEQAKAKAKAIEYEAELTLKNSKISVQEAEFEAKKRYDDKTTKLQKEYASKFDELTKKEKILLNEQELLNESKELFEKDKQDAKITYEEGLNLKATYQNKVEEAIRVLEHAAGLTEEEAKEVVLKKVEEKSRADIAHIVRKYEEEAKREAKKRVNYILAQATSRFAGEFAAERLINVVNIKNDELKGRIIGKEGRNIKTLEMVLGVDIIIDDTPHAIILSSFNLYRRAIATRVIELLVEDGRIQPARIEDLHKKVTEEFEQSIQEEGENIVMDLGLNKIHPEIVKLIGKLKFRASYGQNALAHSLEVAHLAGIIAAECGGDEKLAKRAGILHDIGKALTHEYEGSHVDLGAEICKRYKEHPVVINAIYAHHGHEEATSIESAAVCAADALSAARPGARREVLESFLKRVEEIENIAKSKDGIKQAYAINAGREIRVIANAKLINDDEAVLVAKEIAQEIESKVQYPGEIKVSVIRETRAVDFAK; translated from the coding sequence ATGATAGAGGTTTTAATAGGCTTAGGAGCCGGTGTGGCGGGCGTTGGAGCAGGGTATCTCTACGCCAAAAAGATAAATGATGCAAACTACAACATCTTCTTAGAACAAGCAAAAGCAAAAGCAAAAGCAATAGAATACGAAGCTGAACTAACGCTTAAAAATTCTAAAATTTCAGTACAAGAGGCTGAATTTGAGGCTAAAAAAAGATACGATGACAAAACAACAAAGCTTCAAAAAGAGTATGCGAGTAAATTTGATGAGCTGACCAAAAAAGAGAAAATTTTGCTAAATGAGCAAGAGCTTTTAAATGAGAGCAAAGAGCTTTTTGAAAAAGATAAGCAAGATGCGAAGATCACTTACGAAGAGGGCTTAAATTTAAAAGCGACTTATCAAAACAAAGTAGAAGAGGCGATAAGAGTGCTTGAGCACGCTGCTGGTTTAACGGAGGAAGAGGCAAAAGAGGTCGTGCTTAAAAAGGTCGAAGAGAAGTCACGTGCTGACATCGCTCACATCGTTAGAAAGTACGAAGAAGAGGCAAAAAGAGAGGCTAAAAAGAGAGTTAATTACATCTTGGCGCAGGCTACGTCAAGATTTGCTGGAGAATTTGCAGCTGAGCGTCTGATAAATGTCGTAAATATTAAAAACGATGAGCTAAAAGGTAGGATCATTGGCAAAGAGGGACGTAATATCAAGACCCTTGAAATGGTGCTTGGTGTTGATATTATCATTGATGACACACCACATGCGATCATCTTAAGCAGCTTTAACCTTTACAGACGTGCGATCGCAACAAGAGTGATCGAGCTTTTGGTGGAGGATGGAAGAATTCAGCCAGCAAGGATAGAAGATCTTCACAAAAAAGTGACTGAAGAATTTGAGCAAAGCATACAAGAAGAGGGCGAAAATATCGTCATGGATCTTGGTCTAAATAAAATTCATCCAGAGATCGTAAAACTAATAGGCAAGCTTAAATTTAGAGCGAGCTACGGACAAAATGCCCTAGCGCACAGCCTTGAAGTAGCTCACCTTGCTGGCATCATCGCAGCTGAGTGTGGCGGAGATGAGAAGCTTGCAAAAAGAGCTGGCATACTTCACGATATTGGTAAGGCGCTAACTCACGAGTATGAGGGCAGTCACGTTGATCTTGGAGCAGAAATTTGTAAGCGCTACAAAGAGCATCCAGTAGTCATCAACGCTATCTACGCTCACCACGGCCACGAAGAGGCAACAAGTATAGAAAGTGCGGCTGTTTGCGCAGCTGACGCACTAAGTGCAGCTCGTCCAGGTGCAAGGCGCGAGGTGCTTGAGAGCTTCCTAAAACGTGTCGAAGAGATCGAGAACATCGCAAAAAGTAAAGATGGCATCAAACAAGCTTATGCGATAAATGCAGGCCGTGAGATTCGTGTCATCGCAAATGCTAAACTCATAAACGACGACGAGGCAGTGCTTGTAGCAAAAGAGATAGCTCAAGAGATTGAGAGTAAGGTGCAGTATCCTGGTGAGATAAAAGTAAGCGTCATCAGAGAGACTCGCGCTGTTGATTTTGCGAAATAA
- a CDS encoding 5-formyltetrahydrofolate cyclo-ligase, whose amino-acid sequence MSVNLEKNEFRKNARANLMKLTKFKAKCSHYKATKTLLKLINFTNSKKVLFYLPLNYEVDVLKIRRNLSHKCEIFAPFMVGLSLEMVRLRLPFITYKFNVRQPSGKKMDNVRLDMAVVPAIGVDGAMARIGHGKGFYDRFFNSLPIKPKRIVFLEIKDFYTKDVLSNAQDAVADFYITPNKNYIKRGINDRGFNRLRSRCGGRWSRVSLRQKDK is encoded by the coding sequence AAACTTACTAAATTTAAGGCCAAATGCTCGCATTATAAAGCTACGAAAACTCTTTTAAAATTGATAAATTTTACAAATTCTAAGAAAGTATTGTTTTATTTGCCACTTAACTACGAAGTTGATGTGCTTAAAATAAGGCGAAATTTATCGCATAAATGTGAAATTTTTGCCCCTTTTATGGTAGGTCTTAGCTTAGAGATGGTAAGATTGCGACTGCCATTTATAACTTATAAATTTAACGTCAGACAGCCATCTGGCAAAAAAATGGATAATGTTAGACTTGATATGGCAGTAGTTCCAGCGATTGGGGTTGATGGAGCTATGGCTAGGATAGGGCACGGAAAAGGATTTTATGATAGATTTTTTAACTCTTTGCCCATTAAGCCAAAACGGATAGTTTTTCTTGAGATAAAAGACTTTTACACCAAAGATGTACTTTCAAATGCACAAGACGCGGTAGCAGACTTTTATATAACCCCAAATAAAAATTATATAAAAAGAGGAATAAATGATAGAGGTTTTAATAGGCTTAGGAGCCGGTGTGGCGGGCGTTGGAGCAGGGTATCTCTACGCCAAAAAGATAAATGA